A window of Leptospira fainei serovar Hurstbridge str. BUT 6 contains these coding sequences:
- a CDS encoding DUF962 domain-containing protein gives MSQETNYTTLGEFWPFYLREHSNKLNRILHFIGTSIALGWIISAVVFLNPWYLFGALFSGYLFAWIGHFFIEKNRPATFTYPVKSFLSDWRMFFYTITGQLGKELQKAGVK, from the coding sequence ATGTCTCAAGAAACTAACTATACGACGCTCGGAGAATTTTGGCCGTTCTATTTGAGAGAGCATTCCAATAAATTGAATCGCATTTTGCACTTTATCGGTACCTCGATCGCTCTAGGCTGGATAATATCCGCGGTAGTGTTTTTAAATCCTTGGTATTTATTCGGAGCGTTATTTAGCGGTTATTTATTTGCGTGGATCGGACATTTCTTTATTGAGAAGAATCGTCCGGCTACATTTACGTATCCCGTAAAATCCTTTTTAAGTGATTGGCGTATGTTCTTCTACACCATTACCGGCCAATTGGGGAAGGAATTACAAAAGGCCGGAGTGAAGTAG
- a CDS encoding transposase yields MAKFKNTDPNQLRMYVLDFKELFGEEHPIHGFKKVIDRLDFEDFEKNYQNDETGRPAISPKKVISALFYSILIGNISMRELCRLSKLRAELIYLLDGEELDHSFISKFRKTHRTEIEDLFSQTVFLGYESGYIDFETVSIDGTKIKANANPDDIGDLEKFELRLEQIEKVSKVKFQEWEKSADMDRSQIRDKRKELELKAEKLQDAVKFLKKHKDRRRVHLYERDCDLQKKGNVFLVGYNAQAAVDCKSNMIISHSVETEQSDTKFAEKMIRKVESCYEFLRLEKQDLNRIQYVLDAGYASESNFQRLKDFDLYCPDQKVTRLFQAGKIPKVTDFSKRRPPFIKFIYEKKANNFVCPSGRTLKFRSEKYLHGQYSYSDYRSTGCNGCKLKHFCTKGRSKPILVNSNNLRRNYIHLSPSKNYHPSELNNFYTMEMRKKLQNPKSRKIYAKRFSSIEGVFGAMKGSRAGNRFMTKGLEKVSLEWSERCSAHNIGKICGFRYI; encoded by the coding sequence ATGGCAAAGTTCAAGAATACGGATCCGAATCAGCTTAGAATGTACGTTTTAGACTTCAAGGAATTGTTCGGGGAAGAACATCCGATTCACGGTTTTAAGAAAGTCATTGATCGGTTAGATTTCGAAGATTTCGAAAAGAATTACCAGAATGATGAGACTGGAAGACCTGCAATTTCACCGAAGAAAGTTATTTCGGCTCTTTTTTATTCCATTTTAATCGGCAATATCTCGATGCGGGAACTCTGTAGGTTATCCAAACTCAGAGCTGAATTGATCTATCTTCTGGATGGAGAAGAGCTGGATCATAGTTTTATCTCAAAGTTCAGAAAGACTCACAGAACTGAAATCGAAGATCTATTTTCTCAAACGGTATTTCTCGGTTACGAAAGCGGTTATATAGATTTTGAAACCGTTTCCATAGATGGCACTAAGATAAAGGCGAATGCGAATCCCGATGATATAGGGGACCTGGAAAAATTCGAGCTTAGACTTGAACAAATCGAAAAGGTAAGTAAGGTCAAATTTCAAGAATGGGAAAAGTCTGCCGATATGGATCGTTCTCAAATTCGAGACAAAAGAAAAGAATTAGAACTAAAGGCGGAAAAGCTTCAGGACGCGGTAAAATTCCTAAAAAAGCACAAAGACCGTCGTAGAGTCCATCTCTATGAGAGAGATTGCGATCTACAGAAAAAAGGAAACGTATTCCTGGTAGGTTACAATGCTCAAGCGGCGGTCGATTGCAAATCCAACATGATCATTTCTCACAGTGTGGAAACGGAACAATCCGATACTAAGTTTGCGGAGAAAATGATTCGAAAAGTCGAATCTTGCTACGAATTCTTAAGATTGGAAAAACAAGATTTAAATAGAATTCAATATGTCTTAGATGCCGGTTATGCAAGCGAAAGTAATTTCCAGAGATTAAAAGACTTCGATCTTTATTGTCCCGATCAAAAAGTAACAAGGTTATTCCAAGCAGGGAAGATCCCAAAAGTTACCGATTTCTCCAAACGAAGGCCTCCGTTCATCAAATTTATCTATGAAAAGAAAGCCAACAACTTCGTCTGTCCATCGGGCAGAACACTTAAATTCCGATCCGAAAAGTATCTTCATGGACAATACAGTTATTCGGATTACAGATCGACGGGTTGCAACGGCTGTAAGTTGAAACATTTCTGCACAAAAGGTCGATCTAAACCCATTTTGGTGAATTCTAATAACTTGAGAAGAAACTACATTCATTTAAGTCCAAGTAAAAACTACCATCCGAGCGAGCTGAATAATTTCTACACGATGGAAATGCGCAAAAAGTTACAAAACCCGAAATCGAGAAAGATTTATGCCAAACGGTTTTCTTCGATTGAAGGCGTCTTTGGTGCAATGAAAGGATCTCGTGCAGGAAATAGATTCATGACAAAAGGATTGGAAAAAGTTTCTCTTGAATGGTCCGAAAGATGCTCCGCTCACAACATAGGAAAAATTTGCGGATTTCGGTATATTTAA
- the groES gene encoding co-chaperone GroES — protein sequence MAIKPLGDRVLVEPKQEAEEKIGSIFVPDTAKEKPQEGKVIEVGSGRYEDGKLVPLEVKSGDVVLYGKYSGTEIKSEGKEYLIIRESDILAVVKK from the coding sequence ATGGCGATTAAACCACTAGGCGACCGCGTGTTAGTCGAACCGAAACAAGAAGCCGAAGAAAAAATCGGTAGCATCTTCGTTCCCGACACTGCGAAAGAAAAGCCCCAAGAAGGAAAAGTAATCGAGGTTGGAAGCGGTCGTTACGAAGACGGCAAGCTCGTACCTCTTGAAGTTAAATCCGGAGACGTAGTTCTTTATGGAAAGTACTCCGGAACCGAGATTAAATCCGAAGGCAAAGAATACCTTATCATTCGTGAAAGCGATATTCTTGCAGTCGTGAAGAAGTAA